One genomic window of Bacillota bacterium includes the following:
- the tnpB gene encoding IS66 family insertion sequence element accessory protein TnpB — MLKEITSYDGIYLACGATDLRRSVDGLAIIIKQEFKMDPFGNYLFLFCNKNRNRLKALSWDRNGFILYYKRLDGAGARFVWPNKPADVRNITVKQLRLLMEGLSIDPPKGFGNITARDFY, encoded by the coding sequence ATGCTGAAAGAAATCACCAGCTATGATGGGATATATCTCGCTTGTGGAGCCACTGATCTACGGAGATCGGTCGACGGACTGGCCATAATCATAAAGCAGGAATTCAAGATGGATCCCTTTGGGAACTATCTTTTCCTCTTCTGCAACAAGAACCGCAATCGGCTAAAAGCCCTGAGCTGGGATCGTAACGGCTTTATACTGTATTACAAAAGGCTGGACGGTGCGGGGGCCCGGTTTGTTTGGCCGAACAAGCCGGCCGATGTAAGGAACATAACGGTCAAGCAACTGCGCCTACTCATGGAAGGCCTGTCTATCGACCCACCCAAAGGTTTTGGCAATATCACAGCCAGGGACTTCTACTGA
- a CDS encoding IS66 family transposase, with the protein MKTLDFTGLAPEVTAYILGLETQLQEQAARLQEQAQTLESQKVRIDRLTDMLVKFQKAVYGQSSEKRKYVLGEDTNQLSLFNEAEAEANRNAPEPKKITVAEHVRKAKRTKEELAADVPVVEILCDLDEEQRVCETCGGKMRVLGKETIREELEFIPAQARLLRYVRESYVCESCEKETGEATITKAPVPAPVIKKSLASPSSVAYVMYQKYVNAMPLYRQEKDWANQGIILSRATLANWIIRAATDWLEPLWETMKSHLLNEAVIHADETVIQVLKEEGKKPTSESRMWVYCSGNTCGPPVVLFEYQPTRSGEHARRFLNGFSGYLQTDGYSGYDKVQNITRCGCWAHLRRKYQDALPRNGDVNGSTAAIGFDYCNQLFSIEKELEMLTPEERKFKRQERSKPVLEAYWSWLETANPLQGSKLAEAINYSVNQKATLGVFLEDGRIELSNNRAENALRPFVVGRKGWLFADTTKGAKASAIIYSIVETAKVNKLNVYKYLLHIFSTMPALDFKAEPSLLESFLPWSDKLPDCCHNGNN; encoded by the coding sequence ATGAAAACGCTTGATTTTACGGGCCTTGCGCCCGAAGTAACTGCATATATATTAGGACTCGAAACGCAACTGCAGGAACAGGCAGCACGCCTGCAGGAGCAGGCTCAAACCTTAGAATCTCAGAAGGTGCGTATCGACCGACTCACGGATATGCTGGTTAAGTTTCAGAAGGCCGTGTACGGGCAATCGAGTGAAAAGAGAAAGTATGTGCTTGGCGAGGATACAAATCAGCTCTCTCTTTTCAACGAGGCGGAGGCCGAAGCCAACCGGAACGCGCCGGAACCCAAGAAAATTACTGTTGCTGAACATGTTCGGAAAGCCAAACGTACCAAGGAAGAGTTGGCCGCTGACGTTCCTGTGGTGGAGATTCTCTGTGATCTTGACGAAGAGCAGCGTGTTTGTGAGACATGCGGCGGAAAAATGCGAGTCCTCGGCAAAGAGACTATTCGCGAAGAATTAGAATTCATTCCGGCCCAGGCAAGGCTGCTTCGCTATGTCCGGGAGAGCTATGTTTGTGAGAGCTGCGAGAAGGAAACGGGAGAAGCCACCATCACTAAAGCGCCTGTCCCAGCCCCGGTCATTAAAAAGAGTCTTGCTTCACCATCATCAGTTGCTTACGTTATGTACCAGAAATATGTAAACGCCATGCCGCTCTACCGCCAGGAAAAAGACTGGGCCAATCAAGGCATAATTCTTTCCAGAGCGACTTTGGCCAACTGGATTATACGGGCGGCAACTGACTGGCTTGAGCCTCTTTGGGAAACAATGAAGTCTCATTTGCTTAATGAGGCTGTGATTCACGCGGATGAGACGGTAATCCAGGTACTCAAGGAAGAAGGTAAAAAGCCAACATCGGAGTCGAGGATGTGGGTGTACTGTTCCGGTAATACCTGTGGGCCTCCTGTAGTGCTGTTTGAATACCAGCCCACGCGCTCGGGCGAGCATGCCAGGCGTTTCTTGAACGGCTTTAGCGGTTATCTGCAGACCGATGGTTACAGCGGATACGATAAAGTACAAAATATTACCCGATGCGGCTGCTGGGCTCATCTCCGACGCAAGTACCAGGATGCGCTGCCGAGGAACGGAGATGTAAATGGCTCCACTGCTGCCATTGGATTTGACTATTGCAACCAGCTGTTTTCCATTGAGAAGGAATTAGAAATGCTTACTCCGGAAGAACGGAAATTTAAGCGTCAGGAACGGTCCAAGCCAGTCCTTGAGGCTTATTGGTCATGGCTTGAAACCGCAAATCCGCTTCAAGGCTCCAAACTTGCTGAGGCCATCAATTATTCTGTAAACCAAAAAGCTACATTAGGCGTATTTCTTGAAGATGGGCGTATTGAGTTATCTAATAACCGGGCTGAGAACGCGCTCAGGCCATTCGTAGTCGGAAGAAAAGGCTGGTTGTTCGCGGATACGACCAAGGGAGCCAAAGCCAGCGCCATTATTTACAGTATTGTGGAAACGGCAAAGGTGAATAAACTAAACGTCTACAAGTACCTGCTACATATCTTCAGCACAATGCCGGCGCTTGATTTTAAGGCAGAGCCATCACTCCTTGAAAGCTTTCTACCCTGGTCAGATAAGTTGCCGGACTGCTGCCATAACGGGAATAATTGA
- a CDS encoding transposase — protein sequence MELYHEQQGKVNETLNLTVDFSELEEIARDGLLSLSVQLGIKALKIMLEDEVASYAGEKGRHDPSRTAYRHGYEKAGVVLGGQKIAVQKPRVRTKDGSTELPLETLIQFQKEDALNNAALQRILHGVSVRNYGYTLDEVPEEPLSISKSAVSRRFIKETEKLMQEFMNRQIDDYYPVIMIDGWSKDRRLSGCCIPWHIKRA from the coding sequence ATGGAATTATACCATGAACAGCAAGGGAAGGTAAATGAGACCTTAAATCTAACTGTAGATTTTTCAGAACTGGAGGAAATAGCACGGGACGGACTGCTGTCATTATCGGTGCAATTGGGTATCAAGGCTTTAAAGATCATGCTTGAAGATGAGGTTGCATCATATGCCGGGGAGAAAGGCAGGCATGACCCATCCAGGACAGCATACCGGCATGGATATGAAAAAGCCGGCGTTGTATTAGGGGGCCAGAAAATAGCAGTACAAAAGCCAAGAGTCAGAACTAAAGACGGAAGCACAGAATTGCCTCTAGAAACGCTTATACAGTTTCAGAAGGAAGATGCGCTCAATAATGCAGCATTGCAAAGGATCCTTCATGGCGTATCCGTTAGAAATTACGGTTATACCCTGGATGAAGTACCGGAAGAACCGCTTTCAATCTCAAAAAGCGCTGTAAGCCGCAGGTTCATAAAAGAAACAGAAAAGCTAATGCAGGAATTCATGAACCGTCAGATAGACGATTATTATCCGGTAATCATGATAGATGGATGGAGTAAAGACAGGAGACTATCTGGTTGTTGTATCCCTTGGCATATCAAAAGAGCTTGA
- a CDS encoding IS701 family transposase: MEGTSAQSLQDFITNSPWDHEQLNKQRVELMLENAVASDGALIFDDTDFPKKGNCSVGVARQYSGTLGKVGNCQIAVSCQYTDLKYTWPVNARLYLPESWTSDIRRMKKAKVPEEVSFKTKPQIALELLDQANQLGVKHNIILGDSFYGRNNTFIEGLEARGETYALSVPCNFTVRFEQDIKTFLPPVKSKAKRTGRPRLKPEPTPMPPQYRVDWLIDKIPQVTGRSSAGETAAKESLRNSLLS, from the coding sequence ATGGAAGGCACATCAGCTCAATCTTTACAGGACTTTATCACTAACAGTCCCTGGGACCACGAGCAGCTTAACAAGCAAAGAGTAGAACTTATGCTTGAAAATGCAGTAGCTTCTGACGGAGCCCTTATATTTGATGACACAGACTTTCCGAAAAAAGGCAACTGTTCTGTGGGTGTAGCGCGTCAGTACTCAGGCACTCTGGGTAAAGTGGGTAATTGTCAGATAGCCGTAAGCTGTCAATATACAGATCTCAAGTACACATGGCCTGTAAATGCAAGACTGTATCTGCCCGAAAGCTGGACATCTGACATCCGGAGGATGAAGAAAGCCAAGGTTCCCGAAGAGGTTTCTTTTAAAACAAAGCCCCAGATCGCTCTGGAACTTTTGGACCAGGCAAATCAATTGGGTGTAAAGCATAACATCATCCTCGGAGACAGCTTTTACGGCAGGAATAACACTTTCATTGAGGGTCTTGAGGCCCGTGGTGAAACCTATGCATTATCTGTACCCTGCAACTTTACAGTAAGATTTGAACAGGATATTAAAACATTCCTTCCACCTGTAAAGTCAAAAGCTAAACGCACAGGACGGCCAAGGCTCAAGCCCGAACCCACTCCTATGCCTCCACAGTACAGAGTTGACTGGCTCATTGACAAAATACCTCAGGTTACTGGAAGGTCATCTGCTGGAGAGACGGCAGCAAAGGAGAGCTTAAGAAACAGTTTGCTTTCTTAA